In Candidatus Poribacteria bacterium, a genomic segment contains:
- a CDS encoding DUF1080 domain-containing protein, which translates to MKSVIIRLCILLFIFDAQAGTFLDTFDDGEPVNWEELVMFGIDVPGSWEIIDGQLQGSNDGITRLLTIGEETWQDYDIEFDVKPLEKHGPGTIVIAARIKGTWGIVCGIDDFAGPIAECFGGNLRGNLFLTYDQKPHNLLKLRKWTTFQLSVHGKHLTFSINGKQVLDPIVLKPLHGFPEFPTGRIGLGLANYTIRFDNLKITGPDIPNMGGLSVTPRKKLAMTWASLKQF; encoded by the coding sequence ATGAAATCCGTTATTATTCGGTTGTGCATTCTTCTCTTTATTTTCGACGCTCAAGCGGGGACGTTTTTGGACACATTTGATGATGGAGAACCCGTCAACTGGGAAGAATTAGTTATGTTTGGCATCGATGTCCCCGGTTCCTGGGAAATTATTGATGGTCAGCTCCAAGGCAGTAATGACGGAATAACCCGTTTACTTACAATTGGAGAAGAGACGTGGCAAGATTATGACATCGAATTTGATGTTAAACCCCTCGAAAAACATGGCCCTGGAACCATTGTGATCGCTGCCCGGATTAAAGGGACATGGGGGATAGTATGTGGGATTGATGATTTTGCGGGCCCCATAGCGGAATGTTTTGGTGGCAATTTGCGTGGAAACCTATTTTTGACCTATGATCAGAAACCCCACAACTTGTTGAAATTGCGGAAATGGACAACCTTCCAACTAAGTGTTCATGGAAAGCACTTGACCTTCTCAATAAATGGCAAGCAAGTTTTGGACCCCATAGTTTTAAAACCGCTACATGGATTTCCTGAGTTTCCCACGGGTAGAATTGGGTTAGGCCTTGCAAATTATACAATAAGATTTGACAATCTCAAGATCACAGGCCCCGATATTCCAAATATGGGTGGATTATCGGTAACACCGAGAAAAAAACTCGCGATGACATGGGCAAGTTTAAAGCAATTTTAA
- a CDS encoding RNA polymerase sigma factor — protein sequence MEKLDDVQLIDKILSGDDTAFDILVKKYQKSVHTFAWRKIADFHTAEEITQDTFLIVHHKLAMLKDPHCFEGWLYRIAARQCFLFQRKKRIRTQSLEDTSIELIEKMTYSQYVAEEQANAAAEARRDVVHRLLSRLPEKERTAVTLHYFRGMTCKEISQFLGVSVCTVKSQLHRARHRLKKSESMLQETLEDSEQVNLTENYSESRN from the coding sequence ATGGAAAAATTAGACGATGTTCAACTCATTGACAAAATTTTATCCGGCGATGATACGGCGTTTGATATCTTAGTGAAAAAATACCAAAAAAGCGTTCACACGTTTGCATGGCGAAAGATCGCCGATTTCCACACTGCTGAAGAAATTACACAAGATACGTTTCTAATAGTTCACCATAAATTGGCAATGCTGAAGGATCCACACTGTTTTGAGGGCTGGCTTTATAGGATCGCTGCACGTCAATGCTTCCTGTTTCAGAGAAAGAAAAGGATACGGACGCAATCTCTTGAAGACACGAGCATCGAACTGATCGAAAAAATGACATATTCTCAATACGTCGCTGAGGAGCAGGCGAACGCTGCAGCTGAAGCACGACGCGACGTTGTTCACAGGCTTCTCTCACGCTTGCCGGAAAAGGAACGTACTGCCGTTACACTCCACTACTTCCGAGGAATGACCTGTAAAGAGATTAGCCAGTTCTTGGGTGTGTCGGTATGCACTGTAAAAAGCCAACTCCATCGTGCACGGCATCGATTAAAGAAATCGGAATCCATGCTCCAAGAAACATTAGAAGATTCCGAACAGGTAAACCTCACCGAGAATTATAGTGAATCACGAAATTAA